The following are from one region of the Capsicum annuum cultivar UCD-10X-F1 chromosome 1, UCD10Xv1.1, whole genome shotgun sequence genome:
- the LOC107857422 gene encoding uncharacterized protein LOC107857422: MDSSSKRTSIAEALVIFKEKLKEEHYSFVQRALMKFEKSFMEEKRRMEETYNQIIEDHRRYYKKDNDLLSERIEEIENATSESVDCYAEKLRELRDEVSLMVENERKNDEDLVVETDIQATGANGVNNVESSQGEDRAIVLFDDPKSVGTSTGNSSGQSRLKDPSACKAIVLSEASDEPETMLVCTMNDNDDELTLTEIARASKSRGQKKEVHVKGSSNSSRKRKRSMNDGQITSFVPELVNPGNKSGIEWSSEDDFCSAFYTDAELCLNAVCALYRQQLSGNKFSSMSKIDKNRITALGVFLCRGDPENKLKRTISDVEPEDLFICKTLAIRYFRQIYRIYNSKKDQLFCAGAAIRKLSSS; this comes from the exons ATGGATTCTTCATCGAAGAGGACATCGATCGCAGAAGCGCTTGTGATCTTTAAGGAAAAACTTAAAGAAGAACACTACTCTTTTGTGCAAAGAGCTctaatgaaatttgaaaaaagtttcatggaagaaaaaagaagaatggaagaaACGTATAATCAGATAATAGAAGACCATCGCAGGTACTATAAGAAGGACAACGATTTGTTGTCTGAGAGAATCGAAGAAATAGAGAACGCGACAAGTGAAAGCGTGGATTGCTACGCGGAGAAACTGAGAGAGTTGAGGGATGAAGTTTCTCTTATGGtggaaaatgagagaaaaaatgatgaag ATTTGGTGGTGGAAACAGACATTCAAGCTACTGGTGCGAATGGCGTTAACAACGTGGAATCTTCTCAAGGCGAAGATCGGGCAATCGTGCTTTTTGATGATCCAAAATCGGTTGGCACCTCAACCGGAAATAGCAGTGGTCAATCGAGACTCAAAG ATCCATCGGCATGTAAAGCAATAGTCTTGAGTGAAGCGTCAGACGAACCAGAAACTATGCTGGTTTGTACAATGAACGACAATGATGATGAACTGACGTTAACTGAAATCGCTCGTGCTTCAAAAAGTCGCGGACAGAAAAAGGAAGTGCACGTGAAAGGCTCCTCTAATTCGTCgcggaagagaaaaagaagcatgAATGATGGTCAAATAACATCATTTGTTCCAGAATTGGTTAATCCTGGGAATAAGTCAGGAATAGAATGGTCGTCTGAAGACGATTTTTGTTCTGCATTTTATACGGATGCTGAGCTTTGTCTGAATGCTGTCTGTGCTTTGTACCGTCAACAACTATCTGGAAACAAATTCTCCTCGATGAGTAAGATCGACAAAAATAG GATTACTGCTTTAGGGGTGTTTTTGTGTCGTGGTGATCCCGAAAACAAGCTCAAGAGAACAATTTCGGATGTTGAACCGGAAGATCTTTTCATATGCAAGACACTGGCTATTCGATACTTTCGCCAAATATATAGGATATACAATAGCAAGAAAGACCAGCTGTTCTGCGCTGGTGCTGCTATCCGCAAATTAAGCTCCAGTTGA